One Glutamicibacter halophytocola DNA segment encodes these proteins:
- a CDS encoding NAD-dependent epimerase/dehydratase family protein, whose protein sequence is MSTQNKFTHWQRTETQFLAADPKAVYSIVGNLSQTGLWMKSFEGFVVHDDQRGVGTKVDLLPPGKLFGPLHRSTAPSGSITRRNHQTRMVEFTQPQPAGEMSLRWQVDEHENGCLVHFTVRLSGPGTAAFKFTVANALCKDFAVAAARLYKIVAPTAHRKRDAQIVISGGRGFLGRNLAADLVCRGMSVAVLTRKAETDFPAEQFIWDGVHQGPWTGVLHSDHPVHLINLAGERVDKRNTPQNIAALTDSRVTSTQTLAQAAAAAPTLATWIQSSTTAIFGDAGEAELTESSPIPTDHRALPEMTGVASAWEQAFNEAEVNAARRYILRTSLVMHPDAPLLGPLNMLVNTGLGGPMGNGQQWFSWIGLQDWLRLIRCMLGFESPQIPAGLVHGTSPVPLRNAQVMAALRSVAGLPGLPTGSVLPKIGAAVMGSNARVALTGRKVTSEVLDKAGFEFQETNFTATIAG, encoded by the coding sequence ATGAGCACCCAGAATAAATTCACCCACTGGCAGCGCACCGAAACCCAGTTCCTGGCCGCAGATCCCAAAGCCGTCTACTCCATCGTCGGCAACCTGTCCCAAACCGGCCTGTGGATGAAAAGCTTCGAGGGCTTCGTCGTCCATGACGACCAGCGCGGAGTTGGCACCAAGGTAGATCTCCTGCCACCTGGCAAGCTGTTTGGCCCCCTGCACCGGAGCACCGCACCGTCCGGAAGCATCACCCGGCGCAACCATCAAACCCGAATGGTCGAGTTCACCCAGCCGCAACCGGCAGGCGAAATGTCCTTGCGCTGGCAAGTCGACGAGCATGAAAACGGCTGCCTGGTGCACTTCACCGTTCGCCTCTCCGGTCCGGGCACCGCAGCCTTTAAATTCACCGTGGCCAATGCCCTGTGCAAGGACTTCGCTGTTGCCGCAGCACGCCTGTACAAGATCGTGGCTCCGACCGCGCATCGCAAGCGCGATGCCCAGATTGTCATTTCCGGTGGCCGCGGATTCCTTGGCCGCAACCTCGCCGCCGACCTTGTCTGCCGGGGAATGTCGGTAGCAGTCCTCACCCGCAAAGCCGAGACCGACTTCCCGGCCGAGCAATTCATCTGGGATGGCGTGCATCAAGGACCGTGGACCGGCGTGCTGCACAGCGATCACCCGGTTCATCTGATCAACTTGGCTGGCGAGCGTGTGGACAAGCGCAATACCCCGCAGAATATTGCGGCCCTCACCGATTCACGCGTGACCTCCACACAGACCTTGGCGCAGGCCGCAGCGGCAGCGCCAACGCTGGCCACCTGGATCCAGTCGAGCACCACTGCGATCTTTGGCGATGCCGGTGAAGCCGAGCTGACCGAGTCCAGCCCGATTCCTACCGACCACCGTGCGCTGCCGGAAATGACCGGCGTCGCCTCGGCCTGGGAGCAAGCCTTCAACGAGGCCGAGGTGAACGCCGCCCGACGCTACATCCTGCGCACCTCCCTGGTAATGCACCCGGATGCCCCCTTGCTCGGTCCGCTGAACATGCTGGTCAATACCGGTCTGGGCGGCCCCATGGGCAATGGCCAGCAGTGGTTCAGCTGGATCGGCTTGCAGGATTGGCTGCGCCTGATTCGTTGCATGCTCGGATTTGAATCGCCTCAGATTCCCGCCGGCTTGGTTCATGGAACCAGCCCCGTGCCCTTGCGCAATGCGCAGGTCATGGCTGCACTGCGTTCAGTCGCCGGCCTGCCGGGGCTGCCCACCGGCTCGGTACTGCCCAAGATCGGCGCGGCCGTCATGGGTTCCAATGCGCGCGTCGCATTGACCGGGCGAAAGGTCACCAGCGAGGTTCTGGACAAGGCGGGATTTGAATTCCAGGAAACGAATTTCACTGCCACCATCGCCGGCTGA
- a CDS encoding biotin carboxylase — MANILEAHAPASRPRMPKPSDLDKLRHKARTATDHLSANVAVDAAYNQELPEEISSRVLPFERKLKNMSEVRHFFRTNKTPIFFLGATPVNLLGLDRWVRKFSYITYYDGWDGHHPRVFTPAEKPYIEFQSAEEINNWLLENPEVREYIDSQCTPGGPRPKIAMVFFDEDTEAICEELGYDLILPSAALREELDSKIVTTKLGNAAGAPSVPNVLGTASSYEELMELADEAGLGDDLVVQTPYGDSGKTTFFIDAKQQWKQHSKNIIGEELKVMKRINNQPVAVEAVLTGCGTVVGPILTELAGYKELTPYKGGWCGNEMHPDVLTDSQRSRTIDLVRKVGNGLQSAGYRGFFEVDVLVDTDTDEVYLGELNPRISGASAITNVTAGAYADIPLFLFHLLEFLDVEFDLDVDEINARWEEMSGADVWSHMIIKETDDILQYITHAPRTGKYFLDSRGKLQFSRSALDWHQLQSHKEAFFLRIYGVEDYRWKGADLGVLVTKAKLQYEGKKKTKLSIDAKHFIASIRSQYKGIDVPTAEHGN; from the coding sequence ATGGCAAATATCCTTGAAGCCCACGCCCCGGCTTCTCGCCCCCGCATGCCCAAGCCAAGCGATTTGGACAAACTGCGCCATAAGGCGCGCACCGCTACAGATCATCTGAGCGCCAACGTCGCTGTTGATGCCGCCTACAATCAGGAATTGCCTGAGGAGATCTCCTCCAGGGTCCTGCCCTTTGAACGCAAGCTGAAGAACATGAGCGAAGTGCGCCATTTCTTCCGCACCAACAAGACTCCGATTTTTTTCCTCGGTGCTACCCCGGTCAATCTGCTGGGACTGGACCGGTGGGTCCGCAAGTTCAGCTACATCACCTACTACGACGGTTGGGATGGCCACCATCCCCGGGTCTTCACGCCAGCTGAGAAGCCCTACATCGAATTCCAAAGCGCTGAGGAAATCAACAACTGGCTGCTGGAAAACCCCGAAGTCCGCGAATACATCGACTCCCAGTGCACCCCCGGCGGGCCACGCCCCAAGATCGCCATGGTGTTCTTCGACGAAGACACCGAAGCGATCTGCGAAGAACTCGGCTACGACCTGATACTGCCTTCTGCTGCCCTGCGCGAGGAACTGGATTCAAAGATTGTCACCACCAAGCTTGGCAACGCCGCAGGTGCTCCTTCGGTTCCCAACGTGCTGGGCACGGCATCCAGCTACGAAGAGCTCATGGAGTTGGCCGATGAAGCCGGACTCGGCGATGACCTGGTAGTTCAAACCCCATATGGCGACTCGGGCAAGACCACGTTCTTCATTGATGCCAAGCAGCAGTGGAAGCAGCACTCCAAGAACATCATCGGCGAAGAGCTGAAGGTCATGAAGCGGATTAACAACCAGCCGGTTGCCGTGGAAGCAGTGCTCACCGGCTGCGGCACCGTGGTGGGACCGATCCTGACCGAACTCGCCGGCTACAAGGAATTGACGCCGTACAAGGGTGGCTGGTGCGGCAACGAGATGCACCCCGACGTGCTCACCGATTCGCAGCGCTCGCGCACCATCGATCTGGTCCGCAAGGTGGGCAACGGCTTGCAAAGCGCGGGCTACCGCGGATTCTTCGAGGTTGATGTCCTCGTTGACACCGATACGGACGAGGTATACCTCGGTGAGCTGAACCCGCGAATCTCCGGTGCCAGTGCCATTACCAACGTCACTGCCGGCGCCTACGCGGACATCCCGCTGTTCCTCTTCCACCTCCTTGAATTCTTGGATGTCGAATTCGACTTGGATGTTGATGAGATCAACGCCCGCTGGGAAGAGATGAGTGGAGCAGATGTCTGGAGCCACATGATCATCAAGGAAACCGATGACATTCTCCAGTACATTACCCACGCACCGCGCACGGGAAAGTACTTCCTTGATTCACGGGGCAAGCTGCAGTTCTCTCGTTCCGCACTGGACTGGCATCAACTGCAATCGCATAAAGAAGCATTCTTCCTGCGCATTTACGGCGTAGAAGACTACCGCTGGAAAGGGGCCGACCTTGGGGTCCTGGTCACCAAGGCCAAACTTCAGTACGAAGGCAAGAAGAAAACCAAGCTCAGCATTGATGCCAAGCACTTCATTGCCTCGATCCGCTCCCAATACAAGGGCATTGACGTTCCAACGGCAGAGCATGGCAACTGA
- a CDS encoding serine hydrolase domain-containing protein, translating into MATEATDAAAPQSANTSGNSSTALNIATWQYPQNIKRSFQNIARIHPTVKVSRGNGPIVKLHLAEEKMGKLEVAKASITDPALTVRGVMHATNTDAVLIMHNGRILWEKYYNTMTSLTDHLLMSVSKTLVGTLAGALIDAGLLDPEQEVTTYVPALATSGYAGARVRDILDMRSGIKFSEEYLDPGAEVRLLEEAIGWAPAHGTVGPIGMYEFLRTLQAKSAHGGAFEYRSCETDVLGWVLESAGGAPMQELLSERIWSKIGAQQDLVMGVDQFGTGMFDGGFNATLRDLARFGHMYVNGGRALTGKQVVSEDWLADTFTADPMQMQAFAQSPTDNMMPGGRYRNQIWFPNPATNAAVALGIHGQMIYMDPATKLVAVKLSSWPLPQDASKLFPTIRAFEAVSNYLAAQQ; encoded by the coding sequence ATGGCAACTGAGGCCACCGATGCCGCCGCGCCGCAGTCGGCCAACACCTCTGGCAACTCCAGCACTGCGCTGAACATTGCCACCTGGCAGTACCCGCAGAACATCAAGCGCTCTTTCCAGAACATCGCCCGCATCCACCCCACCGTAAAGGTCTCCCGCGGCAACGGTCCGATTGTGAAGCTTCATTTGGCCGAAGAAAAAATGGGAAAGCTGGAAGTAGCCAAGGCCAGCATTACCGACCCGGCGCTGACCGTGCGCGGGGTGATGCATGCGACCAATACCGATGCGGTGCTCATCATGCACAACGGCAGGATTCTCTGGGAAAAGTACTACAACACCATGACCTCGCTGACCGACCATTTGCTGATGTCCGTGAGCAAAACCCTGGTCGGCACCTTGGCAGGTGCACTGATTGATGCAGGGCTGCTGGATCCCGAACAGGAAGTCACCACCTATGTTCCAGCGCTGGCCACCAGTGGCTACGCCGGAGCACGGGTGCGCGATATTTTGGATATGCGCTCGGGCATCAAATTCTCGGAAGAGTACCTGGACCCGGGCGCGGAAGTACGATTGCTCGAAGAGGCCATCGGCTGGGCACCCGCCCACGGAACTGTCGGTCCCATCGGCATGTACGAATTCTTGCGGACCTTGCAGGCCAAGTCGGCTCACGGTGGCGCTTTCGAGTATCGCTCTTGCGAAACCGATGTTCTGGGCTGGGTGCTCGAATCTGCTGGTGGCGCGCCGATGCAAGAACTGCTTTCGGAGCGCATCTGGTCAAAAATTGGTGCACAGCAAGACCTGGTCATGGGCGTGGACCAATTCGGAACCGGAATGTTCGATGGCGGTTTTAATGCCACGCTTCGCGACCTCGCTCGCTTTGGGCATATGTACGTCAACGGCGGCAGGGCCTTGACCGGAAAACAGGTCGTTTCCGAAGACTGGCTTGCCGACACCTTCACCGCGGACCCGATGCAGATGCAGGCTTTCGCCCAATCCCCCACCGACAACATGATGCCTGGCGGCCGATATCGCAACCAGATCTGGTTTCCCAACCCTGCCACCAATGCCGCGGTGGCGTTGGGAATCCATGGCCAGATGATCTACATGGATCCGGCAACGAAGTTGGTGGCTGTGAAGCTATCGAGCTGGCCCTTGCCGCAGGATGCTTCCAAGCTCTTCCCCACCATCAGGGCTTTTGAAGCAGTCTCAAACTATTTGGCCGCCCAGCAATAA
- a CDS encoding aminotransferase class I/II-fold pyridoxal phosphate-dependent enzyme produces the protein MSKRLTFGKNQAVATPESAWRKRKDAWEHLGYVLSEISSEHQDGPGRKEHELEAGRLLGLLASIEPYWANPGLDYFNEVSGLMSSGHYADAMRLVYQANQSFRTITQYVDLEGHEGIQAETDEPGTSTPGGTKPYVPMVEILLLDNGPADEIARFTEELAAQRQRTDPFHYNFIVVPSVEDALAAVLINPSIQGVVLTARFELATRRRLSSTLHKFIVNRTAGYFESTRQIQRLLDLEEILDKLHPQIPVYLMAGVALESIAHEITGRFRRIFSRNDGMDLHLSIIAEVIERYHTPFFNALQKHAKRPGGVFHAMPISRAGSVQNSPWARDLVDFYGKNLLLAETSATSGGLDSLLDPQSSIKKAHELAARAFGSHRTYFVTNGTSTANKIVHQSILAPGDIVLVDRNCHKSHHYSLVLAGAHVSYLEAYPLNEHSMYGAVPLRDIKARLLQLRREGLLHKVKMVTLTNCTFDGIIYDPRRVMEECLAIKPDLVFLWDEAWFAFASFHPVYRQRTAMSVAKVLEEEMETQEYQQRHARQAKDLPAPGTSDRPENDDAWLNTRLIPDPEQVRLRVYSTQSTHKTLTSLRQGSMIHVFDQDFAMRNLNAFREAYMTHTSTSPNYQILASLDIGRRQAELEGYALVQRQVDLAQSICRAMGRNTLLGKYFRILDSKDLIPADYRCSTSATPVRDGLAAWDEAWQNDEFVVDPSRLTLDISRTGVDGDTFKHQYLMDGHSIQVNKTSRTSVLLMTNIGTTRSAVAHLIEVLVKIAEELERKKRLDGRVLAMGKTTDQHQVCLPDFSFFAPEFDTGGGSGDLRKAYYLTYQDPATHFLSSAQIRARIIAGEQIVSAVFVTPYPPGFPVLVPGQVVTLNILDYMDRLDTREIHGYHQDLGYQVFTHESLEELKPASSTA, from the coding sequence GTGAGCAAGAGGTTGACCTTCGGGAAGAACCAAGCCGTCGCGACTCCAGAAAGTGCATGGCGAAAACGCAAAGACGCGTGGGAACACCTCGGCTACGTGCTGAGCGAGATTTCCTCTGAACACCAGGATGGCCCCGGCCGCAAAGAACATGAACTAGAAGCCGGCAGGTTGCTGGGGCTGTTGGCCTCCATTGAACCTTATTGGGCAAACCCCGGCCTGGACTATTTCAACGAAGTATCCGGACTAATGTCCAGCGGCCACTACGCCGACGCCATGCGCTTGGTCTATCAAGCCAACCAGTCGTTCAGGACCATTACGCAGTACGTGGATCTTGAAGGGCACGAAGGCATCCAGGCAGAAACCGACGAACCGGGCACCAGCACCCCGGGCGGGACGAAACCCTACGTGCCGATGGTCGAGATCCTGCTGCTGGATAATGGGCCAGCCGATGAGATTGCGCGGTTCACCGAGGAACTGGCCGCACAACGCCAGCGCACCGATCCATTCCACTACAACTTCATCGTGGTGCCCAGCGTCGAAGACGCCCTCGCCGCCGTCTTGATCAATCCAAGCATTCAAGGAGTGGTGCTCACAGCCCGCTTTGAACTGGCCACGCGGCGCAGGCTCTCGTCAACACTGCATAAGTTCATTGTGAACCGCACCGCCGGCTACTTCGAGTCGACTCGTCAGATCCAGCGGCTGCTGGATCTGGAAGAGATCCTGGATAAGCTGCATCCGCAGATCCCGGTCTACCTGATGGCCGGTGTGGCGCTGGAATCCATTGCCCATGAGATCACCGGGCGGTTCCGCCGCATCTTCTCGCGCAACGACGGCATGGACTTGCACCTGTCGATCATTGCCGAAGTGATCGAGCGCTATCACACGCCGTTTTTCAACGCCTTGCAGAAGCACGCCAAACGGCCCGGCGGCGTATTCCACGCCATGCCCATCTCGCGTGCCGGGTCAGTGCAAAATTCACCGTGGGCACGGGACCTGGTGGATTTTTATGGCAAGAACCTGTTGCTGGCCGAAACCTCGGCAACCTCCGGAGGGCTGGACTCCCTGCTGGATCCGCAGAGCTCAATCAAGAAGGCCCACGAGCTGGCCGCTCGCGCTTTCGGAAGCCACCGCACCTACTTTGTCACCAACGGAACTTCGACAGCCAACAAGATCGTGCACCAATCGATCCTGGCACCGGGTGATATCGTCCTGGTGGATCGCAACTGCCACAAGTCCCACCACTATTCGCTAGTGCTCGCCGGTGCCCACGTGAGCTACCTTGAGGCCTACCCGCTGAACGAGCACTCCATGTACGGGGCTGTTCCACTGCGGGACATCAAGGCCCGGTTGCTGCAATTGCGGCGCGAAGGGTTGCTGCACAAGGTCAAAATGGTGACCCTGACCAACTGCACCTTCGACGGCATCATCTACGACCCGCGCAGGGTCATGGAAGAGTGCCTGGCCATCAAACCGGATCTGGTCTTCCTGTGGGATGAAGCGTGGTTTGCCTTCGCCAGCTTCCACCCGGTGTACCGGCAGCGCACCGCGATGAGCGTTGCCAAGGTGCTGGAAGAAGAGATGGAAACGCAGGAATACCAGCAGCGCCATGCCCGGCAAGCCAAGGACCTGCCAGCGCCTGGAACCAGCGACCGGCCTGAGAATGATGACGCATGGCTGAACACGCGGTTGATTCCAGATCCGGAACAGGTTCGCTTGCGTGTGTACTCCACCCAATCCACGCACAAGACGCTGACCTCGCTGCGCCAGGGATCCATGATCCACGTCTTTGACCAGGACTTCGCGATGCGCAATCTCAACGCCTTCCGCGAGGCCTACATGACCCACACCTCGACTTCGCCGAACTACCAGATCTTGGCGTCGCTGGATATCGGCCGGCGCCAGGCGGAGCTGGAAGGCTATGCCCTGGTGCAGCGCCAAGTGGATTTGGCGCAGTCCATTTGCCGGGCCATGGGCCGAAACACTTTGCTGGGCAAGTACTTCCGGATCTTGGATTCCAAGGACCTGATTCCCGCCGACTACCGGTGCTCTACCAGCGCGACGCCGGTCCGCGACGGATTGGCCGCCTGGGATGAGGCCTGGCAAAACGACGAGTTCGTGGTGGACCCCTCGAGATTGACCTTGGACATCAGCAGGACCGGGGTGGACGGGGATACCTTCAAGCACCAGTACCTGATGGACGGGCATTCCATCCAGGTCAACAAGACCAGCCGCACCTCGGTGCTGCTGATGACCAATATCGGAACCACCCGTTCCGCCGTGGCGCACCTGATTGAAGTCCTGGTGAAAATCGCCGAGGAGCTGGAACGGAAAAAGCGCCTTGACGGGCGAGTGCTGGCCATGGGCAAGACGACCGATCAGCATCAGGTCTGCCTTCCGGACTTCAGTTTCTTCGCGCCGGAATTCGATACCGGGGGCGGCAGCGGCGATCTGCGCAAAGCCTACTACCTGACCTATCAGGATCCGGCGACGCACTTCCTGTCTTCGGCACAGATCCGCGCAAGGATTATCGCTGGGGAGCAGATCGTTTCGGCCGTGTTTGTCACTCCCTATCCGCCAGGATTCCCGGTGCTGGTGCCAGGCCAGGTGGTCACCTTGAACATCCTGGATTACATGGACCGGCTGGATACCCGCGAGATCCATGGCTATCACCAGGATCTCGGGTACCAGGTGTTCACCCATGAATCCCTGGAAGAGCTGAAACCAGCCAGCTCAACGGCGTAG
- a CDS encoding Lrp/AsnC family transcriptional regulator, with translation MIELSTVQRRIIAALQVDGRATWRKVASALDLPERSVSRHGAWLLENGLVTVAGIRHREHSLLIACACAPGAGRIASASLSSRPDTSFAYQVTGREDLIVEMHYSGDVTEVLTLELPATPGVSSIVVYPILKYFKTIRGWRLGSLKPAEEAALQTGPDVTSWQIQPNLNPKDEQIIAALQEDGRASFESIARRVAMSETSVARRIDWLLTTGQISIRALVEPSVVGLAVEAMLWVSTTSSDVERLGQHLATRPEVRYAAAVAGDCQLVVDVTVANHAELYEFISGIGWAGAMIQIKTSLVVDARKRGGRLISK, from the coding sequence ATGATTGAGCTCAGCACGGTTCAGCGCAGAATCATTGCTGCGCTCCAGGTGGACGGGCGGGCCACGTGGAGGAAGGTTGCTTCGGCCCTGGATTTGCCCGAACGCTCGGTATCCCGCCATGGTGCATGGCTGCTCGAAAACGGGCTGGTCACGGTGGCAGGCATCCGCCACCGAGAGCACTCGCTGCTCATCGCTTGTGCCTGCGCTCCGGGTGCAGGACGGATTGCGAGCGCATCGCTGTCGTCACGACCGGATACGAGCTTCGCGTATCAGGTCACTGGCAGGGAAGACCTCATAGTGGAAATGCACTACTCCGGAGATGTGACGGAGGTATTGACCCTGGAACTTCCTGCCACGCCCGGCGTTTCATCGATCGTCGTGTACCCGATATTGAAGTACTTCAAGACCATTCGAGGATGGCGCCTGGGCTCGTTGAAGCCCGCAGAAGAAGCGGCGCTTCAGACGGGCCCGGATGTGACGAGCTGGCAGATCCAGCCGAACCTGAACCCGAAGGACGAACAGATCATCGCCGCCTTGCAAGAAGACGGCAGGGCGAGTTTTGAATCAATTGCCCGGCGAGTAGCCATGAGCGAGACCTCGGTGGCGCGGCGAATCGACTGGCTGCTGACCACGGGACAAATTTCTATTCGTGCCCTCGTGGAGCCATCCGTGGTTGGCCTTGCCGTTGAAGCAATGCTATGGGTTTCTACAACATCTTCAGACGTCGAGAGGCTGGGCCAGCATCTGGCCACGCGCCCCGAAGTGCGCTATGCGGCGGCCGTGGCGGGCGACTGCCAGCTGGTGGTTGACGTGACAGTTGCCAACCATGCTGAACTCTACGAATTCATATCCGGCATTGGATGGGCCGGGGCGATGATCCAGATCAAGACGTCTTTGGTCGTGGACGCGCGAAAACGTGGCGGGCGCCTGATCAGCAAGTGA
- a CDS encoding amidase — protein MNEIQHLSATELTGKIRSRELSAREALESHIQAIGEVNAQINAVVITDFDRARTLAAAADEATARNEPTGVLHGLPMTHKDTFNTAGLLSTQGSLALKDNVPEHDDLQIARLAAAGAIRTGKSNVPEFGAGSHTFNEVYGTTTNPYAVDRSAGGSSGGVAAAVAARIQPLGDGSDMGGSLRIPASFCNVIGFRPSYGVIPLEAPSNAYSWLARSGPIARTVEDIALFMRASTGDHAIATPNNLTPGDFKTPIPDLRGARIGYSFDFGIGVPVEREVIEVLQRQLSLFELAGAIVEEACMDFSDADEVFGNVRAFDFATNLGGLVRSHESLIKPEVLWNVKKGLELDAAAMISTMAARTRLEHAVQNYFSRYDLFLSPAAQVLPFDATQRWPERIAGTPAETYLDWMRSACLLSATGLPVISMPGGFTESGIPVGWQMAANHYHDVQLLDWAAGYEEQTRFADQLPRLVADPASVAASEIKTATL, from the coding sequence ATGAACGAGATTCAACATTTGAGCGCGACTGAATTGACGGGGAAGATCCGCAGTCGCGAACTTTCGGCCCGTGAAGCCCTGGAGAGCCATATCCAGGCGATTGGGGAAGTTAATGCCCAGATCAACGCCGTGGTCATCACGGATTTTGATCGTGCGCGAACACTTGCGGCGGCCGCGGATGAGGCCACTGCCAGAAATGAGCCGACGGGGGTGCTGCATGGTTTGCCCATGACGCACAAGGACACGTTCAATACTGCTGGCCTGCTCTCTACGCAGGGTTCGCTCGCATTGAAGGACAACGTCCCGGAGCACGACGATCTGCAAATCGCCCGACTTGCCGCCGCAGGTGCGATCAGGACCGGGAAGAGCAATGTCCCGGAATTCGGTGCAGGATCGCATACCTTCAACGAGGTCTACGGCACCACCACAAATCCCTATGCCGTGGATCGATCTGCGGGCGGTTCCTCAGGGGGCGTTGCCGCCGCGGTCGCTGCCCGGATCCAGCCGCTCGGTGACGGTTCGGACATGGGTGGTTCGCTGCGCATTCCCGCGAGTTTCTGCAACGTCATCGGCTTCCGCCCTTCATACGGGGTGATCCCCTTGGAAGCGCCATCCAATGCATACTCGTGGCTAGCGCGCTCTGGCCCCATTGCGCGCACCGTGGAGGACATCGCGCTATTCATGCGAGCCAGCACCGGTGACCACGCAATAGCGACCCCGAACAACCTAACTCCAGGTGATTTCAAGACGCCGATCCCGGATTTGCGCGGGGCTCGAATTGGCTACAGCTTCGACTTCGGAATCGGTGTCCCGGTGGAGCGCGAAGTCATCGAGGTCCTGCAGCGCCAGCTGTCGTTGTTCGAGCTGGCTGGTGCCATTGTCGAGGAGGCATGCATGGATTTTTCGGATGCAGATGAAGTCTTCGGCAACGTCCGCGCCTTCGACTTCGCAACCAATCTCGGCGGCCTGGTCCGCAGCCATGAATCCCTGATCAAGCCAGAAGTCCTCTGGAACGTGAAGAAGGGGCTGGAGCTTGACGCTGCGGCCATGATTTCAACCATGGCGGCCCGCACCCGGCTGGAGCATGCAGTGCAGAACTATTTCTCGCGCTACGACCTGTTTCTCTCCCCGGCTGCCCAGGTCCTGCCCTTTGACGCCACCCAGCGCTGGCCCGAGCGGATCGCTGGCACCCCGGCCGAGACTTACCTGGACTGGATGCGCTCGGCCTGCCTGCTCTCCGCCACGGGCTTGCCGGTCATATCCATGCCCGGCGGTTTCACCGAATCCGGGATTCCGGTGGGATGGCAGATGGCTGCGAATCACTACCACGATGTCCAGCTGCTCGATTGGGCCGCCGGATACGAAGAGCAGACCCGCTTTGCAGATCAGCTGCCACGCCTGGTGGCCGATCCGGCGTCGGTAGCGGCCAGCGAAATCAAGACGGCAACTCTCTGA
- a CDS encoding DUF5058 family protein — protein MHFPLSAGDPGSTDILAIANNPFLWFCALGVFAVIFIQTILYVRAAKAAAPHVDMPVREVKEAFRAGAVASIGPSLSVVLVAIALLALFGTPAVLVRIGLIGSASTETASANLAAQSMGAILGGENYTQQVFAVAFMAMSLSGAMWMLCTLLLTPVLKRGGKSLAKRNPAAMALIPTAALLGAFSMLTIAEIPKSSIHMMLVLISAASMAFFLFLAKVLHAKWLKEWALGFAILISITAGYLMHTA, from the coding sequence ATGCATTTCCCGCTTTCAGCCGGAGATCCAGGATCAACCGACATCCTGGCTATCGCCAACAACCCTTTCCTGTGGTTCTGCGCCCTGGGCGTTTTTGCGGTGATCTTCATCCAGACCATCCTCTATGTCCGAGCCGCCAAGGCCGCGGCACCACATGTGGATATGCCGGTGCGCGAAGTCAAGGAAGCCTTTCGCGCCGGTGCCGTCGCATCGATCGGGCCTTCCCTCTCAGTGGTCCTGGTGGCTATCGCCTTGCTGGCGCTTTTCGGTACCCCAGCGGTCCTCGTTCGCATCGGGCTGATCGGTTCGGCTTCCACGGAAACGGCCAGCGCTAATCTCGCGGCCCAATCCATGGGAGCCATTCTCGGCGGGGAGAACTACACCCAGCAGGTTTTTGCGGTGGCCTTCATGGCCATGAGCCTTTCGGGCGCCATGTGGATGCTGTGCACCCTGCTGCTGACTCCGGTGTTGAAGCGCGGCGGCAAATCCTTGGCCAAGCGCAATCCGGCGGCAATGGCCTTGATCCCCACGGCGGCTCTGCTTGGAGCCTTCAGCATGCTGACCATCGCTGAAATCCCCAAGTCCAGCATCCACATGATGCTGGTACTGATCTCGGCAGCTTCAATGGCCTTCTTCCTTTTCCTTGCCAAAGTGCTCCATGCCAAATGGCTCAAGGAATGGGCCTTGGGATTCGCGATCCTGATCTCCATAACCGCCGGATATCTGATGCACACCGCATAG